In one Branchiostoma floridae strain S238N-H82 unplaced genomic scaffold, Bfl_VNyyK Sc7u5tJ_1576, whole genome shotgun sequence genomic region, the following are encoded:
- the LOC118408345 gene encoding kelch-like protein 21: MTTEMALLYRGPNELLFMNPREGKYISCSYKPEDLPDVSAMTVTSDNDICILETKELENEDQVSLFKYDHAKNVWEHESMSSISKYPECYLKCCEEMLFEVDRTLYYLILQDEGPLALLQMRMYNQHTKQWQECSQLQFDRTLYYVATLSCGSHLYFIESDEVHRYDPSQDKWSMRTPPSLIFSVCTAVAIGTMIFCTDVDFSQTMVYDTESDHWQKLQSWSNPENFDINVRPSLFVLDNQLHIWLTCTNDDDEEEDHVYVYDRLSDAWTDLKVTLPDKEYYVHGRHCPVARMYLPYLKGRKMITSYGCKH, encoded by the exons ATGACTACAGAAATGGCTCTGCTGTACCGGGG TCCCAATGAgctcctcttcatgaaccctcgggaagggaagtacatcagctgcagttACAAGCCAGAAGACCTCCCTGATGTCTCAGCTatgacagtcaccagtgataatGACATTTGTATCCTGGAAACTAAAGAATTAGAGAATGAGGACCAGGTGTCCCTTTTTAAATACGACCATGCAAAGAATGTGTGGGAACATGAAAGTATGTCCTCAATATCTAAGTACCCGGAATGTTATTTGAAGTGTTGTGAAGAAATGCTTTTTGAAGTTGATCGGACATTGTATTACCTTATATTACAAGACGAGGGACCATTAGCTTTACTTCAGATGAGAATGTACAACCAGCACACAAAacagtggcaggagtgttcacagctgcAATTCGATCGAACTTTATACTACGTTGCAACTTTGTCATGTGGTTCACACCTCTATTTCATAGAAAGTGATGAAGTGCATCGCTACGACCCGAGCCAAGACAAGTGGAGCATGCGGACCCCACCTTCGCTCATTTTTAGTGTTTGCACAGCCGTTGCCATAGGGACAATGATTTTCTGTACAGATGTTGACTTCAGTCAGACTATGGTTTATGATACGGAGTCAGACCACTGGCAGAAATTGCAAAGCTGGTCGAAcccagaaaattttgatatCAATGTTAGACCCAGTCTTTTCGTACTGGATAACCAGCTGCACATATGGTTAACCTGTACTAATGATGACGATGAAGAAGAGGATCAcgtatatgtgtatgacaggctTTCTGATGCCTGGACAGACTTGAAGGTCACGCTGCCTGATAAGGAATATTATGTGCATGGTCGCCATTGCCCGGTAGCACGGATGTACCTGCCATATCTTAAAGGACGCAAAATGATCACTTCTTACGGTTGCAAACATTAA